GACGGAGTCGGAAATCACAAAACTTGGTAATAAACATGGTTGAATTCATTATATCGAATTATCATAGGCAGATTTAATTGAGACTTATTGTGTCGTGACATACCGTGAACTTTAATTAACTTACGGGTCACGAAGCAGATTCAATCCAGTTAATGGCATCTTTTTCTCAGTCTAATCTTAAACTACAAACTTCTTTGTATATAATCTTATTCTCCGCAGAGCGAAGTGCCATCAGCAGCTATGTGTTTTTTATGGGCGTACAAAAACGACACTGGAGAACACGTTGCACGACAGGTGAATACCGAttcgagtattttttattccaaaattgtcTGTCACAATTCCACAGCAACACGATCGTGATAAAATCACGCTTCTTTTGCGGGATCCCAATACCATAGTTTGTTATCATATTTTCGATTGGAGGTGCGGATAGAGGGTCCCGTtgcagaaatgaaaaagaaggaTTACCAGGAGCTGTACGACTCCGAACCACTACCTTGCAAAATACGATCCCACATCTGTCATCAAGGCAAGAAGGTCGAATGGGACGAACTCAAGGCTTCTCATGACCGAGTGATGCAGAGCGTTGTAGATGGAAAGACTGATCTACCGATGCCCGATCATTTGTAGGTTGAAATCCGCTCGCGAGTAGCTTGGCAGCATCGCTAGTTTAGTGGTGATTTTATAGGGAATACTTTTTTTAGTGTCGCCTATAAACTGGAGCCTTTAACGATGGAATTCTACGGCCAGCGAGATCACCTGATCGCTGATCGCGTTTCATTCGCCAAGGATTCGAAAACGGGTGCATGGAATCATCACCATCTCGCAGCCTGAGAATCGAAATTTACTCTTTGTTATGCTCTTTATTATCATCGTTATCTTCCAGCgtgaaattatacaaaaaactAAGCAGAACGTGCGTTTAGTTTTAGGATACAAACCATTTTGATATACATATTgcaagaatttatttttatgaccTAGATTAAAGTAGTCGTATACCTGATTGTGAGACTTGGAACTTGATATTATAGATATAAACGAATCACAGTGTATATTATATCAATGGGCTCGTTTACTGTATTTGTATGCGGTATAGTTTTCTACTGTAAGGCACACCCATCGCCGACAAACTTGctttcttatttttcgaaaacgaCGCTTGTCGCCCGTTATCTTCAACGTTGAGATAAGCCCCATCTTTAAGAATTATTCAGCTGCCTATAAAGCCAAGGTACGTCTGATCCTGAGctaaataattgtaaaactcTCGATCGTTGAAACTGCCAAAACAGATGCAACTACTGCCGAAATATTCATCCGTCGTATAATCCACCTATTCTtcgttaaaattgatttaacCTTATAAACAACGGTTGAATTTTGACTGTCTGATTACTCGTCGATAATCCACAGGTCAAAATATCTGAAGCAGCCATGCAATTCGAAGGAACTTCCTGACCCATCGGTCGTATACCTACCGATGGAAATTCCGTTAGGCTTAGGTGCCAGGACTTAAAAATAGAACCTTTCTGACTCTTTACACCGGACAGGTCACAACCGGCTATAGTAAAAATCGGGCTTATTAGCTGTGTTGAATTGTTCCTTGCTTGGCAGGATTTTTACCGTCGTGAGCCTTCGAAGAACAAGCCTTGCGcaaattttcgatgaaaatcacAACAATACAAATCTTATGTACTTAAGGCggtgccctggtcgatttcgacgttggcGTATATACACTTCAATCATCGAAGTGTGCGTATCTCAACGAGAAAAATGGCTTAACAGTCTCATTCCATACACAAtcctgaacaaaaacactagAATACATTTTCGATTGATgctgaaataaagaaatggcatgaatTCTGGGAATTTACTATTTCAATTTCGTAGAATCCGtgtgcatttttttatttcggaaAACGAATCCTCTGTAACACAAGGTCTACTACGCCGCTGGAGACTTCTTTCCCAGGCTTCGATGAATCAATGGATACGGGACTCGTCGCCGAGTTATCGATGCCAGCAGCATTTTTGTGACGCGGTAATTCGGAGGCGAACCGCTTACACGCGACACGCTGCTTCCCGCATCCAGCGTCTCGTCGTCGTTCGGTAATCTTAAAGTATAATTGACACAAACGGTACAAGACCGTAGACCAGATTCTCGATAGCTCCTCGAGTCCAATATCATTTTTGCGAGTGTCTGCAGAGTCACTCGACTTCTAGGCAAGTGGGTCACCAAAGGTCACTGACTTCCAACTGCGATCCGACTATCCGATTGCTACTTGGGTCGGAGCCGATGAAGATTATTCATAAACATTTGACACACGTGCCGAAGCCGCGAGGAAGCACCCGGCATCAACCATCGTCAACGACGCTAGAGTCGGCGCCTATGCTTGCTCCGACCTTCTCCCCCCTCCCGCCGTCTCTCTTTTCCACCAACTCTGGCTGGCCCGCCGGAGGCGGCGCACAAGTATATTCacaactcacaatcagtcgaACGGGAATTGAGTGCGCAGAGGAGCGCTGAGAGTCCAGCGCGCCTGTTCCGTTTCAGCACCATGTGTGAGTCGATCAAGCCCACGTTGGGAGGAAGCTACCTCATCCTCGAAGATGGGACCGTTTTACGAGGCCGAGGATTCGGGGCTCCAATTCCCGTCGGTGGAGAAGTCGGTCAGTGGATTTCGCTCCTTAATTCCTTTATTATCCTGCCTTTGTAATTCACGGCTGCGCAGCGGCAACGCCATGCCGATTATTCGGCGTTAACACGTGGTCGCGTTCCGGTAAATGGTTGTGGAATAGCCGGTCTGCAATGACAATGATATGAAATTTCGATCACAGAGGAATAGCtcgtttttacattttcgaaGCCATGCACGGTTTTTGGAACGCACTATCGTTGTCGCAGTCTTCGTCTTTTGGTGGTTAGGCATTCAACAGGTCGTCTTCTCtacgaaatatattattcgtGTTCGATGTTCAGTTGTGTTCcatgattgaaataaaaaaaaggcgCTATGATCCTTGCTCCTTTTTGCATTCCTCCAGAGGCTTTTTTCATCGCTTTTCTGTtcattcttcaaattttaatgTGGGTAGAGTCTTGTGTCTGAACCACTACATTTTactgatttaaattttattgacTTATTGCAGCTTTAAAAGTTCGACTAAGCAATCACGTACGTATCCCATGCCTGAAGTAGAGCTACTTTATAATCTGTTACACAAGTACAGCCATTAAAATGAATGTAATCAGCAATTCAAGGTTTCGAATCCGGTGGATAGATAATTTGGAATCAAtggttttattttatgattgTAACGAAAACTCCGATACAAAACGTAACTTCTTACCCTTAGTGTTTAGTAGTAAACACTCTGTGTGCGAACGTCATTCTCAAACAAAATATTCAATGAAATATTAGTTCCTCGTTTCGCCATTCATCTATCACACTTGATTAAGAATTATTTCGCTATTCGTGAATAATGTGTCTCATCGTAATGCAACGAAACTTCGTGACTTATAAATCAGTTTGAGTCAATTGTTATGACTTAGTGAAGGTGACGATATTTAAGTTCGTAGGACAGTTTAAATTGACTAAAATTGTATTCGAATAACACATGTGTATGACAGGATGCGAAACACATTCGATCGTAAACATTACATCGCAGACATTACAGATACATGTAAAGTAATACCAGTAATATTTTTCTGTGCGAAATAACTATACGCTGGTCTCGTTCTTTCGGGCCACATAAGACATTATGCGAGTTTCGAACAATACACCGAATCCAAAATAAGATTAAACCGGTTGTCACGAAATTTTCAGCGTCATCTCAAGGCTGTTTATGATCCGAGCTTCTCTTCGTGTTCACAGTTTTTCAGACGGGTATGGTTGGATACCCCGAGTCCTTGACGGATCCGTCGTATCATGGGCAAATACTTGTGTTGACGTACCCATTGATTGGAAACTACGGGCTGCCGAACGATGAGAAAGATCAGTACAATCTTCCATAGTGAgtacttttttcctttctcccATGTTTCCTGTGCCTCTAAGGTTTATCATCCAAACAATTTTCTGACTCCCCAGCTGGTTCGAGTCCAATCGAATATGGACCGCCGGTTTGATAGTCGGGGAACTTTGCGAAACTCCGAGCCATTGGCGACAAACAAGAACGCTCTCGGCATGGATGAAGGACCAAAACATACCCGGAATATGCGGAATAGACACGCGAGCTCTGACAAAAATAATCCGGGAGAAGGGCAGCATCCTGGGGAGAATCGTGATCAGCACTTCAGCACCGACTCCCAGTCAACTACTTCCGAACTTCGATGATCCGAACAAGAGGAACTTGGTGGCCGAAGTGTCGATCAAAGTGAGGACCTCGTTTTTTCTTCGAGCATAAACGGATAAAAGAGACTTAAGCTCAACTTGACCTTCATCACTTCATGTTCTTCCCTCAGAAACCAGTGACTTACAATCCGAATGGACATCCGCGTGTCTGCGCCGTTGACTGTGGCTTGAAGTACAACCAGATACGGTGCTTCATAAATCGTGGTGCTCGAGTTGACTTGGTGCCGTGGAATCACCCGCTGGACAAATTCGATTACGATGGTTTGTTCCTCGGCAACGGACCTGGAGATCCAGCCATGTGTAAGACAACTGTGGAAAACATTCGTAGGGTTCTCGAGACGGGCAAGAAGCCCATTTTCGGAATTTGCCTCGGTCATCAATTGTTGTCGGTCGCCGCAGGATGCACCAGCTACAAGATGAAGTAAGTAAAACATACGGTCTTGGCGTAATCTGGCACTTTAGTACTCATTCTGGTTATCTCATTGAACAGGTACGGAAATCGCGGGCACAATCAGCCAGCTATACATCACGGAACCAGCCGGTGTTACATGACCTCTCAAAATCACGGTTACGCAATTGACGCAATGAATTTACCGGAAGACTGGGAGGCCCTATTTACAAACGCGAACGATAGGACGAACGAGGGAATTGTTCACAAATCTCTGCCGTACTTTTCTGTCCAGTTTCATCCAGAGCACACCGCTGGACCCCAAGACCTTGAGTGCCTGTTTGATGTCTTTTTAGATACCATGAGGAACGAACCTGTCGCCAGTTCTGTTAAGGAAAGACTTACGGAGATGTTGACATCCAAGTCTGTCCCGGCGGCTGTCGTTCAGAGACCCAGAAAAGTGCTCATCCTTGGTTCTGGTGGCCTGAGTATCGGTCAAGCTGGAGAATTCGACTATTCCGGATCCCAAGCGATCAAGGCTCTCAGAGAAGAGAAGATTCAAACACTACTGATAAACCCAAACATCGCAACGGTCCAGACGTCAAAAGGCTTGGCTGACAAGGTCTACTTCCTCCCGATTATACCGGAGTACGTTGAACAAGTCATCAGATCGGAAAGACCCGACGGAGTGCTATTGACTTTCGGTGGTCAAACGGCACTCAATTGCGGTGTGAAACTTCAGAGGGACGGTGTGTTCGATCGGTACAGCGTGAAAATTCTTGGCACGCCAATACAATCTATAATTGAGACGGAAGACCGAAAACTTTTTGCGGAAAGGGTAAACGAGATTGGCGAGAAGGTCGCTCCAAGTGCGGCTGTCTACAATATCCAAGAGGTAAAATcaaatcgaattatttttgcgAATATTCACGAGTAATCCGCGTTATCTCACAGGCCTTAGAAGCTGCCGAAAAACTGGGCTATCCGGTTATGGCACGGGCTGCTTTCTCCCTTGGGGGATTGGGCTCTGGATTCGCCAACACCAAGGAGGAATTGAAGACTCTTGCCCAGCAGGCACTGGCTCATTCCAATCAACTGATTATAGACAAATCGCTGAAGGGTTGGAAGGAGGTGGAGTACGAAGTGGTCCGAGACTCTTGCGACAACTGCATCACGGTTTGCAACATGGAGAACGTTGACCCCCTGGGTATTCACACCGGGGAGTCAATCGTCGTGGCGCCTAGTCAGACTCTGAGCAATAAGGAGTATAACATGCTTAGAACAACAGCAATTAACGTTATCAGACACTTCGGCGTTGTTGGTGAATGCAACATTCAGTACGCTCTCAATCCCATATCTGAGGAATATTACATAATCGAAGTGAATGCCAGACTCTCACGGAGCTCAGCGCTCGCTAGCAAAGCCACTGGGTACCCATTGGCCTACGTTGCGGCGAAACTCGCTCTTGGCATTCCGCTTCCAGATATCAAGAACTCCGTTACCGGCCAAACTACCGCCTGCTTTGAACCCAGCTTGGATTATTGCGTTGTGAAAATACCCCGTTGGGATCTGAGCAAGTTCCAAAGAGTCAGCACTAaggtatgaaaattgattctgATTAAGTGGTAAAAAATCTAATCccaaaaatccaaaaatccaTGGTTCATGAACACTTACAGATCGGAAGTTCGATGAAGAGCGTCGGTGAGGCGATGGCGATCGGCAGAAAATTTGAGGAGGCTTTCCAGAAGGCGCTTCGCATGGTGGATGAAAACGTGAACGGTTTCGACCCGTATGTGAAAAAGATTGATGACGAGGACCTGGAGAGACCGACAGATAAGAGGATGTTCGTTTTGGCAGCAGCATTGAAGGCTGGCTATACGATCGATCGACTGTACCAGTTGACGAAAATTGATCGTtggtttttggaaaaaatgaaaaacatcaCATCTTACTACACACTTCTCGAAGATCTCGACCAGACGAAGCTCTCCTACGAAGTTCTACTACGTGCCAAACAAATCGGTTTTTCTGACAAGCAGATTGCGACAGCGGTGAAAAGCACGGAACTTGCTGTTCGTAAGCAACGACAGGAAGGCAACATTAGACCGTTTGTCAAACAGATCGATACTGTCGCTGCCGAGTGGCCGGCGACCACAAACTACCTGTACCTGACCTACAATGGAAATAGCCACGACCTTCAGTTCCCCGGGGGCTACACCATGGTTATTGGTACGTAGGATTCATTCGCCCAGCAACAATTTTGCGACCTCATTATTACATCGAATCATTGAAAAACTCTTCTAGGTTCCGGCGTGTACCGGATTGGAAGTTCGGTTGAATTTGACTGGTGTGCTGTTGGCTGCCTTAGGGAATTGCGTTGTCTCAACCGAAAGACTATAATGGTGAATTACAACCCGGAGACAGTGAGCACAGATTACGATATGTGCGATCGTTTGTACTTTGAGGAAATATCCTTCGAAGTTGTCATGGATATTTACGACCTTGAGAACCCGGAGGGTGTTATTCTCTCCATGGGAGGTCAGCTACCGAACAACATAGCGATGGACTTGCACAGGCAGCAAGCCCGTATACTGGGAACATCACCCGAGTCCGTTGATGGTGCTGAGAACCGATTCAAATTCTCGCGGATGCTGGACCGTATTGGCATTTCGCAGCCCAGGTAAGCAGCATCGATGAAACGACAAAATCCGGCATAGCTACATGATTATTAACAACTTGAAACTCAGGTGGAAGGAGTTGACCAACCTCCAGTCGGCCGTTGAGTTTTGTGAAGAAGTTGGCTATCCCTGTCTCGTCCGACCCTCTTACGTACTCAGTGGAGCTGCAATGAACGTTGCACACTCCAATCATGATCTGGAATCCTATTTGAAGAACGCTAGTGACGTCAGTAAGGAGCATCCAGTCGTGATATCGAAATTTATACTTGAGGCGAAGGAGATTGACGTCGACGCGGTGGCCTATGATGGCGTCATTCTATGCATGGCCGTTTCTGAGCACGTGGAGAACGCCGGTGTTCATTCGGGTGACGCGACGCTGGTAACACCACCTCAGGACATAAATCCCCAGACTTTGGCCAAGATCCGTGCAATTTCCAAAGCTATCGCAGCATCCCTAGAAGTTACGGGACCCTTCAATATGCAATTGATAGCCAAGGTGATGATTGATCTTTGAATAATCTAAACCAGATTCcaacttcgtttgatttttcaccatAGGATAACGAGCTCAAAGTCATTGAGTGCAACGTCAGGGTTTCCAGATCTTTTCCTTTCGTTTCCAAGACGTTGGACCACGATTTTGTCGCGATGGCAACTCGCCTGATTGTCGGCGAGACTGTTGAGCCTGTGGATGTTCTAGCCGGCTGTGGAAAGGTCGGGGTCAAAGTGCCCCAGTTTTCATTCTCGCGTCTTGCAGGTaaggaatttatttttaaatcattgGTCTAATTAGACAGAAATCGTTTTGTACACAGAAGTACGTTTGTTAATGCCCCATTCATTCAGGAGCTGACGTCACTTTGGGAGTAGAAATGGCTTCGACTGGAGAAGTTGCCTGTTTTGGGGACAACAGGTACGAGGCTTATCTGAAGGGGATGATGAGCACTGGCTTCCACATACCTAAAAAAGGGATTCTACTGTCCATTGGAAGTTTCAAGGTATCAATCAATCACTGATCAATTCTATCGAGTATACGGTTGCGCATTATTACCAGATCTTTTcagaatttatcaaatattccacaatttttatactttctaTATCCTGGGCTGTTTACTTGTTGTTACAGCACAAAATGGAACTGCTTCCTTCAATCACGAGCTTGTACAAAATGGGATACAAATTGTACGCCAGTATGGGAACGGCAGATTTTTACACGGAACATGGTGTCGAGGTACGTTGGtagttttatttcttgttcctaattttcagataaaaatatttaatattcacAAGATTAACGTTACATTATTCATTTCTAAATATTAAATATGATTTAAAATCTTTGCAAATCCGCGTCTTTCGTGGTGAAATGTACTGatgtgataataataaataaaaactataCCGATAAGCTGAGCCGCGGCAGGCGAGTGCTAAGAACACTAAGCATAGCGATTGATAAGCGTAAGCAAAAAACAATATCTGCGATTGCGGACACTAGGCGCCGTCGGTACATTTGGCGAAGAATTTCAGCTTTCCTGTCGTTAAATATAATAGAGATATATAATTTACTACGCAGCTCGAAATCTACATAGGACTTATTTCTGAATAGATTATTATGAGTACTTAAACTAAATCACCGtttcttatatttttgttgaataatttttaattcatcttAAAACTAATGCGAGTCAGATGGAAACGTTCAAACGCTTACGAGGTTTCCTCCCAATAACTGTCAAGTTTCTTGATCACAGATAACTTCAATACGCCTCCAACCATGATCGCAAATTAATTCGCGATCAGCATGAACAATGCCATTTTCAAGTAGGGCAggctgattttcaattcagacgattttatttcttgtgttaaataaaaattcatggcCGACAGACTTGCACACACAAAACACTGTTTCGCGAATCTATCAACACATGCCCGAACCTCTGGAGGAATGTATTGATTCCTGTTATTTCGATCCATCTCTGTGGATGTAGACTAATCCATCGTGAAACGATGACCGTGCAAACGCTTCTCAAATGTAGGTGGAATCCGAAAGATAAGATTCCTTCTGAGGTTCTTCGGTCAGACTTACGACGCGGGGTAAATTCGGATGGCCGTTTCGAAATGCGACGTCATTAACGTCCCCCATGGTGATTGTGCCGTCGATTTCAACTTGCGTCGTCTGGGCTTGGAAGTTGACCGTCGGTCGCCTCTGCGGAGCGTCCGAATAAATGTCGTACTCCTTAGATTCCCCGATAGGATGTACGAAAAGTGAACCTCCTCCACGTTCCTCAGGTTTGACGGTGAAGTGTTGGTTCAGAGGGATGCTGATCAAGGGCTGTTCATTCCGTCTCGGTGTCTCGGGCGCATCTACCTGCTCCCTAGGTCGCGATAGTTCTTGAGTGAGGTGGTTGATTGTGTCCAAATAACGCTTTGCGTCTTCTTTTCCAATGCCCTGTTCTGAGAGTATCATCGACAGTCGTTCCGCTTGGTTCAGGTAAACGTCCTTTTGTTTCATCGCTCCGTAGTAATAACATCGCTGTGCCATTCTAATGAAGTGTTGGATGAACATATCCAGGAAGGCCGTCAATCGAAGGCCACGTAACTCGGCGCATTGACGCTGAAAGAAAGTTTTGAGATTAGTATTTCTGCGTGCATTGACTTTCGTTCGATATTCCTACGGTAGCAAAGAACCCGATTAAACGTAGTCCCACGATTTTACTTACCGAAATTTCAACAACCAATTCCTGGGACGTTATTCTGCTTGACTTCTTGTTGATGACATTTTTGTGTTGCACAATTTTCTGAGCCCTCTCTGTCGTCGTGTCTTCTTTTGCCTTGACTTTGACCCAAAATCCCCCAATCCGGTCAAACCGTTCTTCGAATATCTCCATCTCTTCATCCTCCGCCTGGGTTATGGGCCTGTCTACTGGACTGAGAGCGGGGTTAATGAGGGCGACTAGCTCGCTGTTCTCGAGAGTGAGTATTTTGAACAACCTCTTGTAGTCGAGTACGGGAAAGAACTCGGGCTTGTACCGGATGTTTTCCATGGACGCAATCACATACATGACGGGATTGTCGATTATGCGGTTAAGCTGTTTCTGTGTAAGCAACAGGTACTGCCTCGGAATATTTGCAAAGAGGTTCTTCCCGTTGATAAAGTAATCCGGAAGGTAGGGCTGACTCTGAGAAACGGCACTGTAGAGTTTTCTGAGCAACCTCCTAAGGCTTTCGCCGCTTCGATGCTCGGGCCACATTGCTGGCGAGTAGTTTTGTTCGAGGAGCAAAAAGAGCTGGGATCGTATGTGGGATGTGGTTAGTCCGAAGGTGGTGTCAACGGGACGAATAAAGGTCTTGTGGAGCATAAGAGCGAGCAAGTAGATACGGACTTGGGCGTGGCTGAGACACGTTTCAAGGTACCGTTCTGCCGCAGGAAATGTGAGCTGCCACTCTATATTGTGATTCGGATTCGGTTGTCTTTTCGGCATGTAGCCTTCCGGGACTATATGGCAGCCGAACTTCTTTATCTTATCGATCATCTTCTTCGTGGGCCATGTATAAATCACGTTGCTCTCAGGATCGAGCACTTCCGATCGTAATCTGCTCAGCCACTCGCTGCCGCAATCCGGCCACTCGGCTTGTATGCTTGGTACGATTTCGTGGGGTATAACCACCCCGCGGTTCCTCTCAAGTAACTCTATCGAGTCGCAGTATATGATGGCACCCTGCCTGGTCGCGTCGTCAACATCCTCGGCAGTGAATCCGAGTGGCTCGGCCAACCGGCTCGCGAACAAGTCCTGAAAGTAATGCATGAAAACGTCGCTCCTCAGGTACAGCCGGTCCTCGTTCTGCCGCTTCAGCGCCTGTCTTATTCTCCTCTGTTGCCGATTTTGCAGCTGTATCCTCTCCGTTTTCTCGCTGTACACTTTCCCGTCACGTGTGTAAACTATCTTCTTGAAACACGAAACGGGTATTTCGGACGATGAGGCTGGAATGTTCGCTGGCCTGACCAGCGGCTTCGGCGTGTTGAAGTTCGTTATGGTGGCATAGCCATAGTCCGAGTCACTGTCGATCACATAGTTGCTCCCGGAGGACCCGGATCGGTAGCCAGAGCTCCTGCTGCTCGCTGGACTAGCATCAGCGCTTCTCTGATTCTGGTGCGCGTTGTTCTGTCGCTTCTTGAGCTGCTTCAGCTTTCCGTGGGACGCTATCTGACCGCGAAGCACTGCGTTTGAGGTCGGCTTGACGCGTCCACTCAATCTCCTTTCCGAAGTTCCATCGTTCAAGAAATCTTGCTCCCCGTCATCCGGATCATCCGGTGGTATCAAACTCGCCTGGGAAAACGTTCTGCTTGTTTCCAAGCTGGCTGTTTCGTAGTCAGATTTTTCAGCGTTACGTAGATCGCTCATCGACTGCGTAAAAACCGGCTTCGCCGCCAGTGAATTAGCCCGTTTTTCGACTTGAGATAGAAAACGCACGCCTGGATTTACTCTGGGGTTAAACATGTCCTCCTTTTCATTGTAGATCTCGTCATCATCCTCGGCGATTGATGACAAATCCGAATCGGAACCatcgttcgatttttctttcgacGCTGGCGTCACTTCCAGTGATCTGAGCTTTACGAATCCTGAAAAACCGATAAATCAGACAAAGTTGACGAGTGTGCTACAATCGCGATGAGCAAATAAAATGTATCGAAATTTAGTTGGTCTCGCTTTGTCACCGATGTTGTCCTCGTACACTCATGATCGATCGATCGCCAACCAGATTAACCAATAAGTGTTACGTAACGTATGCAGGGACAATGGTAGAGTGGAATGGCAACGTAATTATTCAAGTTCCACTTGGATTCCCAATAATCCTTATAGACCTAGCTGACACTAAACGACTTACCTTTGTTCAGACTGGGCTCCAGACACATGTTGTAGAATATCGCGTCAGTGAGGATGCTGTACTCGGGACCTTCCGGGATCTCGTTCACGTCTATGTTGTCGAGAACGACGTACATGCGTACTGGCTGCAGAGGCTCCACCATTAGACTCTCAGTTTTCCTCGTCGACGTGAATTTGACGTGGCGTGCAACTTGTTCCTGAAGAACATCAGGGAGCAAGACGTGTTTCTGGCTCTGTGACAGGATCGTATTGAGATCGTATTCCTGTCGAGAGATTGGACTCGCCCTGATATCTAAAATCtctctgaaaaattttgacgtCGTTGAGTTAaggataataattaattatcgttgAGCAGGTAAATCTTAGTAATCAAATCGAAACTACAGTTTGTAGGACTTGATTTCTCATCGACCCATCGCCGCGCATTATTCTcagaattattttgaaaatttcacgaacaAGAGCGATGGCATCATGGTTATTAATATTCTTGCGTGTCAGAAGTATTGATTAGATTGTAGTAATCACGTCTTGATCGCTGAGATGTACGAAGAATCAGTAATTTCTGTGTACGTGCTACGTCACCTATTATCGTTCTTAATGTCGTCATAGAAAACTTTTAACTTTCAATGACTTTGATAGTTGTATCAAGCAGAAATCCATGCACATGATTAATCTGAGGATCTATCTCTTGGAATATCATTTATATATAGACATACGCGTAAAAATCATAGTACGACTTTCAAATGCAAACTTTTAGGCCGAAACATGTACCGTTTTTCGAAGTCTACTTTTCTACCGAGATCGGTGGACGTTCGGCTCGATCTTCAAGATAACATCAAGAAAACGAATACGTTGCGAATAGATCGAGCCTCACGTTGTTATCGATACACGATTTACAGAAGTATGTTATTCCCAGCTCAACTTATTAGTTATCTTTCTCTCAGTTATCATCAAAATACGCGTCAAGTGTTTTTACAGTGAATGAACTTTCACGCCAGGTATATGACATCATCTGTCATTGAATCCCATAGAAATCATGGAAGCGTATGTaaggttttttatttcaaggtCCCGTATACATTTctaattagaaatatttctcCGTCGACCCAAGATTCAGAAGGTTAATGCGCGTTTTCAGTATAATAACTTTGAGATCACGGTCACGGTAATATGTTTCCTTATTGCATAACGCTCGAATCACTGGCTTCTTCGGAAAGGAGTTTCACATAACGTATATGCCACGTGAAAAT
The sequence above is drawn from the Neodiprion pinetum isolate iyNeoPine1 chromosome 2, iyNeoPine1.2, whole genome shotgun sequence genome and encodes:
- the LOC124211716 gene encoding pyridoxine/pyridoxamine 5'-phosphate oxidase, whose product is MTVLFSSILTSRSLGNFSFNVINKACACLKSSTVFRDSMETASDLTYIEVKDDNPLDLFREWQQEAKNCATIMPATFCLATVSKEGKVSARNLILRRLDEDGFVMMTDRRSRKSQNLSEVPSAAMCFLWAYKNDTGEHVARQVRIEGPVAEMKKKDYQELYDSEPLPCKIRSHICHQGKKVEWDELKASHDRVMQSVVDGKTDLPMPDHFVAYKLEPLTMEFYGQRDHLIADRVSFAKDSKTGAWNHHHLAA